The following are encoded together in the Mesoterricola sediminis genome:
- the uraA gene encoding uracil permease — protein sequence MANGSGPRIIQVEERLPALETIPLSLQHLFAMFGATVLVPFLFKVDPSVSLLLNGIGTLVYLIVSRGRIPAYLGSSFAFIAPVFAVMAAFPGPMGYRAAQGGFICFGLFFILVSLLVRQIGTRWLDVVFPPAAMGAVVAVIGLELAPVAAQMAGLVTTGPVGPHHAQELIVSVSTLGVVILVSLFARGFLSIIPVLVGVVFGYGLSAFLGLVDLKPIHDAAWFALPSFSAPVFNAQAVMMIFPAFLVVLAEHIGHLVVTGNIVGRDLMKDPGLHRSLLGDGLSNILSGLAGATPNTTYGENIGVMAITRVFSVWVIGGAATIAIVISFVGKIGAAIRSIPVPVMGGVCLLLFGVIAAAGIRMIMEKKVDYTRPSNLILSAVTFVIGVSGAKVTLGHVELKGMALATVVAILLGIVVWAGEKVAPQA from the coding sequence ATGGCGAACGGCAGCGGTCCGCGCATCATCCAGGTCGAGGAGCGGCTCCCCGCCCTAGAGACGATCCCCCTCAGCCTCCAGCACCTGTTCGCCATGTTCGGGGCCACCGTCCTGGTGCCCTTCCTCTTCAAGGTCGATCCCTCCGTCTCCCTCCTCCTGAACGGCATCGGGACCCTGGTCTACCTCATCGTCTCCCGGGGCCGCATCCCGGCCTACCTGGGCTCCAGCTTCGCCTTCATCGCCCCCGTATTCGCGGTCATGGCGGCCTTCCCCGGCCCCATGGGCTACCGCGCGGCCCAGGGCGGGTTCATCTGCTTCGGCCTCTTCTTCATCCTGGTCTCCCTGCTGGTGAGGCAGATCGGCACCCGCTGGCTGGATGTGGTCTTCCCGCCGGCGGCCATGGGCGCGGTGGTCGCCGTCATCGGCCTGGAACTGGCCCCCGTGGCGGCCCAGATGGCCGGCCTAGTCACCACCGGACCGGTGGGCCCCCACCACGCCCAGGAGCTGATCGTCTCCGTCTCCACACTCGGCGTCGTGATCCTCGTCTCCCTCTTCGCGCGCGGGTTCCTCTCCATCATCCCGGTCCTCGTGGGCGTGGTGTTCGGGTACGGGCTGAGCGCCTTCCTCGGCCTGGTGGACCTCAAGCCCATCCATGACGCCGCCTGGTTCGCCCTGCCCTCCTTCTCCGCCCCGGTCTTCAACGCCCAGGCCGTCATGATGATCTTCCCGGCCTTCCTCGTGGTGCTCGCCGAGCACATCGGGCACCTGGTGGTCACCGGCAACATCGTGGGCCGCGACCTCATGAAGGACCCCGGCCTCCACCGGTCCCTGCTGGGCGACGGCCTCTCCAACATCCTCTCCGGCCTCGCGGGCGCCACGCCCAACACCACGTACGGCGAGAACATCGGCGTCATGGCCATCACCCGCGTGTTCAGCGTCTGGGTCATCGGCGGCGCGGCCACCATCGCGATCGTCATCTCCTTCGTCGGCAAGATCGGCGCGGCCATCCGCTCCATCCCCGTGCCCGTCATGGGCGGCGTCTGCCTCCTCCTCTTCGGCGTCATCGCCGCGGCCGGCATCCGCATGATCATGGAGAAGAAGGTGGACTACACCCGGCCCTCCAACCTGATCCTCAGCGCCGTCACCTTCGTCATCGGCGTCAGCGGCGCCAAGGTCACCCTGGGCCACGTCGAACTCAAGGGCATGGCCCTGGCGACCGTCGTGGCCATCCTGCTCGGCATCGTCGTCTGGGCCGGGGAGAAGGTGGCGCCCCAGGCCTGA
- a CDS encoding dienelactone hydrolase family protein, with amino-acid sequence MRAARFLLALAALPVLAGDLPYADGPTRLAGYFAAPRAAKGKVPGVIVLPQWMGLTAHERSVADRLAGLGYAALAADVYGVGMAPKDVKEAGVLAGRYKGDRALYQARIRAALAALRAQPHVDPDRIAVIGFCFGGTGALEAARGGLPVKAVVSFHGGLDNPPDRAAAPIAAKILVCHGADDPFVPARDVAAFQDEMRQAKADYVFIAYAGAVHAFTQKEAGDDPAKGAAYQETAARRSWGHMRAFLAEAFGH; translated from the coding sequence ATGCGCGCCGCCCGTTTCCTGCTCGCCCTCGCCGCCTTGCCGGTCTTGGCCGGCGATCTCCCCTACGCCGACGGGCCGACCCGCTTGGCGGGCTACTTCGCCGCCCCGCGCGCGGCCAAGGGCAAGGTGCCCGGCGTGATCGTCCTCCCCCAGTGGATGGGGCTCACGGCCCACGAGCGGTCGGTGGCCGATCGCCTCGCGGGCCTCGGCTACGCCGCCCTCGCCGCGGATGTCTACGGCGTCGGCATGGCCCCCAAGGATGTGAAGGAGGCCGGGGTCCTGGCGGGTCGCTACAAGGGGGACCGGGCGCTCTACCAGGCCCGCATCCGGGCCGCCCTGGCGGCCCTGCGGGCCCAGCCCCACGTGGATCCGGACCGGATCGCGGTCATCGGATTCTGCTTCGGCGGCACGGGCGCCCTGGAGGCGGCCCGGGGCGGCCTGCCGGTCAAGGCCGTGGTCTCCTTCCACGGCGGCCTGGACAATCCGCCGGATCGGGCCGCGGCCCCCATCGCCGCCAAGATCCTCGTCTGCCACGGCGCCGACGATCCCTTCGTGCCCGCCCGGGATGTGGCCGCCTTCCAGGACGAGATGCGCCAGGCGAAGGCGGACTACGTCTTCATCGCCTACGCGGGGGCCGTCCACGCCTTCACCCAGAAGGAGGCCGGGGACGACCCGGCCAAGGGCGCGGCCTACCAGGAAACCGCCGCCCGCCGGAGCTGGGGCCACATGCGGGCCTTCCTGGCGGAGGCCTTCGGGCACTGA
- a CDS encoding glycosyltransferase family 39 protein, giving the protein MTKRDRAVLLWTWLFLGLVPLFMRGLWEPDEGRYAEIPREMLAAADWLTPRLNHVLYFEKPPFQYWLSAISLKLFGLHPFAARLPLALATLITLGCAWKLATRLGARQGFWAAFMAGTALLAYVCGQILTLDALFSAFQVLALVAGIEAVAARYEGRRAWTWTLLAFGALALAMLTKGLAAPVLVGVGLLATLPFAWSSPQLRKAVLRTLFDPLGWLVFAAVAAPWFILVDRANPGHAWFFFVHEHFARYTSHVHNRQGSKNPFLDKFYFTAFLAVGVLPWLSASVTGIRRAFGFLRARGPVSERAPLHRWTVAAALLGVAVPLVFYSLSGSKLPPYILPSVPPLLALACAFEKDEEAWASLARSGRELLFLGVLFAVGVPFVLKSREPLPWVLALGAAYIGLGLWALRPRGLTGPRFMAALGALLLLLTFTAEKVAGRSKDVGALAKLAPKGVQWISCGGYHQALPFVTGERVVVVAGTGELEYGRDHLSPAERDRWFQEEPKDLLPTALRLRREDPSRPVWALVDIKWAWRHLSAEDRSAFDVVAGNEGCLLVKLR; this is encoded by the coding sequence TTGACGAAGCGCGACCGCGCCGTCCTGCTCTGGACCTGGCTCTTCCTGGGCCTGGTCCCCCTCTTCATGCGGGGCCTGTGGGAGCCCGACGAAGGGCGGTACGCCGAGATCCCCCGGGAAATGCTGGCGGCAGCCGACTGGCTGACGCCGCGCCTCAACCACGTCCTCTACTTCGAGAAGCCCCCCTTCCAGTACTGGCTGTCGGCCATCTCCCTCAAACTCTTCGGGCTGCATCCCTTTGCCGCCCGTCTGCCCTTGGCCCTGGCCACCCTCATCACGCTGGGGTGCGCCTGGAAGCTGGCCACCCGGCTTGGGGCCCGCCAGGGCTTCTGGGCGGCCTTCATGGCGGGGACGGCCCTGCTGGCCTACGTGTGCGGGCAGATCCTCACCCTGGACGCCCTCTTCTCCGCCTTCCAGGTGCTGGCCCTCGTGGCCGGCATCGAGGCGGTGGCGGCCCGCTACGAGGGGCGCCGGGCCTGGACCTGGACCCTGCTCGCCTTCGGGGCCCTGGCCCTGGCCATGCTCACCAAGGGGCTGGCGGCGCCGGTGCTGGTGGGGGTCGGGCTCCTGGCCACCCTCCCCTTCGCCTGGTCCTCCCCGCAGCTGCGGAAGGCGGTGCTCCGCACCCTGTTCGATCCCCTGGGCTGGCTGGTCTTCGCGGCGGTGGCCGCCCCCTGGTTCATCCTCGTGGACCGGGCCAACCCCGGCCACGCGTGGTTCTTCTTCGTCCATGAGCACTTCGCCCGGTACACGTCCCATGTGCACAACCGGCAGGGCTCCAAGAACCCGTTCCTGGACAAGTTCTACTTCACCGCCTTCCTCGCGGTGGGCGTCCTGCCCTGGCTCAGCGCCAGCGTGACGGGGATCCGCCGGGCCTTCGGCTTCCTGCGGGCCCGGGGCCCCGTGTCCGAGCGCGCCCCCCTCCACCGGTGGACGGTGGCGGCGGCCCTCCTGGGCGTGGCGGTGCCGCTGGTCTTCTACAGCCTCTCCGGCTCCAAGCTGCCCCCCTACATCCTGCCGTCCGTGCCGCCCCTGCTCGCCCTGGCCTGCGCCTTCGAGAAGGACGAGGAAGCCTGGGCCTCCCTGGCCCGCTCGGGCCGGGAACTGCTGTTCCTGGGCGTCCTCTTCGCGGTGGGCGTGCCCTTCGTCCTCAAGAGCCGGGAGCCCCTCCCGTGGGTCCTCGCCCTCGGCGCGGCCTACATCGGCCTCGGCCTCTGGGCCCTGCGGCCCCGGGGCCTCACGGGTCCGCGCTTCATGGCGGCCCTGGGGGCCCTGCTGCTCCTGCTGACGTTCACGGCCGAGAAGGTCGCCGGGCGCTCCAAGGACGTGGGGGCCCTGGCGAAGCTGGCGCCCAAGGGCGTCCAGTGGATCAGCTGCGGCGGCTACCATCAGGCCCTCCCCTTCGTCACAGGCGAACGGGTGGTCGTGGTGGCGGGCACCGGGGAACTGGAGTACGGCCGGGACCACCTGAGCCCGGCGGAGCGGGACCGCTGGTTCCAGGAGGAACCCAAGGACCTGCTCCCCACCGCCCTCCGCCTCCGCCGGGAGGATCCCTCCCGCCCGGTGTGGGCCCTGGTGGACATCAAGTGGGCCTGGCGCCACCTGTCCGCCGAGGACCGGTCCGCCTTCGACGTGGTGGCCGGCAACGAGGGCTGCCTGCTGGTGAAGCTGCGGTAG
- a CDS encoding immunoglobulin domain-containing family protein, whose translation MTDLFRALAPWLLLVLLACGGSRNSGAVHVRVLGPSLPLPPLGSTLELEAVVRKGDDLANPPAGSYQWIFNGSPIPGANQRTLTLASLTREMAGGYAVHVKVDGQDTTTEPYYVEPVDVVLVVTTPADHGPGSLRERLSQVRGDQLHGILLDLPTGQDHIQLASTLIAPVGRAVLLAPSWTSVVVDGADACRPFFVPKGASLALTNFTVTGGLAKGGDGLGGGGAAGGMGGAMFINGGAVALRDMLFVKNRALGGASSPGTDGENGGGGGFGGDSASQGGTGAPGGLLGGTGGFGTLDGLDTSDGDGGDGDGDGAGGGAARGGLLSTPLAQWAANLEGGSGGDFGGGGGFSVGPLGGGGDGSFGSGGGGSGGVSAHFAMAFAFPGAAAGEGGTFGGDGGLGDGIQGGRGGGGGGMGGAIFLRHGSLKADGCNFSLNRAEGGDGAERGLGKGGAVFIYDDENGASEAAAYMAMLGKQRYAGNVATDLVEDPSFDNANFYVAQTLLAKRVDPAFRDLYRRYRLALRMGIPPRGTP comes from the coding sequence ATGACTGACCTGTTCCGGGCCCTCGCCCCTTGGCTGCTTCTGGTGCTCCTGGCATGCGGGGGTTCCCGGAATTCGGGGGCCGTGCATGTCCGGGTCCTGGGCCCTTCCCTCCCCTTGCCGCCCCTCGGGAGCACCCTGGAACTGGAGGCCGTGGTGCGGAAGGGGGATGATCTGGCCAATCCGCCTGCGGGTTCGTACCAATGGATCTTCAACGGAAGCCCGATTCCCGGGGCCAACCAGCGGACCCTGACCTTGGCCTCCCTCACCCGGGAAATGGCCGGCGGGTACGCCGTTCACGTGAAGGTGGACGGCCAGGACACCACGACGGAACCCTATTATGTGGAGCCGGTGGATGTCGTGCTCGTGGTGACGACCCCGGCTGACCATGGACCGGGCAGTCTCCGCGAGCGTCTTAGCCAAGTGAGGGGCGACCAACTGCATGGCATCCTTCTGGACCTGCCCACGGGCCAGGACCACATCCAGCTGGCATCCACCCTGATCGCCCCGGTGGGGCGGGCCGTGCTCCTCGCGCCTTCCTGGACCTCCGTGGTCGTGGACGGAGCGGATGCGTGCCGCCCCTTCTTCGTGCCCAAGGGCGCCTCTCTCGCACTGACGAACTTCACCGTGACCGGAGGACTGGCCAAGGGAGGTGATGGCCTCGGCGGGGGTGGAGCCGCGGGCGGAATGGGCGGAGCGATGTTCATCAACGGAGGGGCTGTCGCCTTGAGGGACATGCTGTTCGTGAAAAACCGTGCGCTTGGAGGCGCGAGCAGCCCCGGTACCGACGGAGAGAATGGCGGTGGCGGCGGATTTGGCGGCGACAGCGCATCCCAGGGCGGCACCGGGGCCCCGGGGGGGCTCCTGGGAGGAACCGGCGGCTTCGGGACGCTGGACGGGCTGGACACGAGCGACGGGGATGGCGGGGATGGGGATGGCGACGGGGCCGGAGGGGGCGCGGCCCGCGGCGGCCTGCTGTCCACGCCGCTGGCCCAGTGGGCCGCCAATCTGGAAGGGGGCTCGGGAGGCGACTTCGGAGGGGGCGGCGGCTTCAGTGTGGGGCCCCTGGGCGGGGGTGGCGATGGCTCCTTCGGCAGCGGAGGCGGTGGGAGTGGCGGCGTCTCCGCCCACTTCGCCATGGCCTTCGCCTTCCCGGGCGCGGCGGCGGGCGAGGGCGGTACCTTCGGCGGCGACGGCGGACTCGGGGACGGGATCCAAGGTGGCCGCGGCGGAGGGGGCGGTGGCATGGGCGGCGCCATCTTCCTCCGCCACGGAAGCCTGAAGGCGGACGGCTGCAACTTCTCCCTCAACCGGGCCGAAGGGGGCGATGGGGCCGAACGAGGGCTGGGCAAGGGCGGGGCGGTCTTCATCTACGATGACGAAAACGGCGCGTCCGAAGCGGCCGCCTACATGGCCATGCTCGGCAAGCAGCGCTACGCCGGCAATGTGGCCACCGATCTTGTGGAGGATCCGTCCTTCGATAACGCGAATTTCTACGTCGCGCAGACGCTGCTGGCCAAGCGGGTGGACCCCGCCTTCCGGGACCTGTACCGGCGGTACCGGCTCGCGCTCCGGATGGGGATCCCCCCGCGGGGAACGCCCTGA
- a CDS encoding 16S rRNA (uracil(1498)-N(3))-methyltransferase codes for MNLLLLEDKDFVSPTRVRLEGRRLRHVQEVHRAAVGDDLVVGRLGGNLGRGRVLALDDALELEVTLDQAPPPKLPLTLVLALPRPKVLNRVLAAAASLGVARIHLVNAWKVEKSYWKSPRMAEENLLLQRVLGLEQARDTVLPSLELHRLLRPFAEEVLPSLAAGTTALVAHPGVPVPCPRDLTGPVTLAIGPEGGFLPQEVELLGRAGLTPVNLGSRILRVETAVAALVGRLF; via the coding sequence ATGAACCTGCTTCTGCTGGAGGATAAGGACTTCGTCTCCCCGACCCGGGTCCGCCTGGAGGGCCGGCGCCTGCGCCATGTGCAGGAGGTCCACCGGGCGGCCGTCGGGGACGACCTGGTGGTGGGCCGCCTCGGGGGGAACCTGGGCCGGGGCCGGGTCCTCGCCCTGGACGACGCCCTGGAGCTGGAGGTGACCCTGGACCAGGCGCCGCCCCCCAAGCTCCCCCTCACCCTCGTCCTCGCCCTGCCCCGCCCCAAGGTCCTCAACCGGGTCCTGGCCGCCGCCGCCAGCCTCGGCGTCGCCCGGATCCACCTGGTGAACGCCTGGAAGGTCGAGAAGAGCTACTGGAAGAGCCCCCGGATGGCGGAGGAGAACCTCCTCCTGCAGCGGGTCCTCGGCCTGGAGCAGGCCCGGGACACCGTGCTGCCCTCCCTCGAGCTGCACCGCCTCCTGCGCCCCTTCGCCGAGGAGGTCCTGCCGTCCCTCGCGGCGGGGACCACGGCCCTGGTCGCCCACCCCGGCGTTCCGGTCCCCTGCCCCCGGGACCTCACGGGGCCGGTGACCCTGGCCATCGGCCCCGAGGGCGGCTTCCTGCCCCAGGAGGTGGAGCTGCTGGGCCGGGCCGGGCTGACGCCGGTCAACCTGGGCTCCCGGATCCTCCGGGTGGAGACGGCCGTGGCCGCCCTGGTGGGCCGCCTTTTCTGA
- a CDS encoding acyl-CoA dehydrogenase, whose protein sequence is MLLSAAVLLLALAVLGFVPPLRRALLTGPALAVFRKRIPALSPTEREALEAGTVAWDGELFRGDPDWTALAASPSPALTDREQAFLDGPVEELCAMLDDWRIVRELRDLPPPVWAFLKANGFFGMIIPREYGGLGFSALAHSQVILKLASRSSAAVTTVMVPNSLGPAELLIHYGTEAQKARHLPRLARGEDIPCFALTSPEAGSDAASIPDRGVVCRGRFGGRDIVGLRLTWEKRYITLGPVATLLGLAFRLEDPDRLLPEGSEGITLALIPTSTPGITIGTRHDPMGIPFQVGPNRGKDVFIPLDWIIGGAAQAGKGWRMLMECLAAGRSLSLPAMATGAVKTVALVAGAYARIRRQFKLPIGRFEGIEEPLARIAANAYAMDAARTLTCGIVDQGGRPSVISAIVKYQCTERMRRSVNDGMDILAGAGICLGPRNPLGHAHQTLPIGITVEGANILTRSLIIFGQGVIRCHPHVLDELRSLDRLEVFERHLGAHVAFTLGNLGRAALRGRLARTPGGPARPLYRRASAYAAAFALAADLALLALGGALKRREKLSGRMADILGHLYLVSACLKQFEDRGRPAAELPLLRWVCEDSFLRIEEAFQGLVRNFPNRPVAWILRLLVPRGAQGPSDELGHQVAGLLLEPSSVRDRLTAGAFVPMDPREPIGRLEDALRKVIAAEPLERRVALSGPEREILRQAEEARREATRVDDFPPVIQPEGRSQA, encoded by the coding sequence ATGCTCCTGTCCGCCGCCGTCCTGCTCCTCGCCCTGGCCGTCCTGGGCTTCGTGCCCCCCCTCCGCCGGGCCCTCCTCACGGGGCCCGCCCTGGCGGTCTTCCGGAAGCGCATCCCGGCCCTCTCCCCCACGGAGCGGGAGGCCCTCGAAGCGGGCACCGTGGCCTGGGACGGGGAGCTCTTCCGGGGCGACCCGGACTGGACCGCCCTCGCCGCGAGCCCGTCCCCGGCCCTCACGGACCGGGAGCAGGCCTTCCTGGACGGTCCCGTGGAGGAGCTGTGCGCCATGCTGGACGACTGGCGGATCGTCCGTGAGCTCCGGGACCTGCCGCCCCCGGTGTGGGCCTTCCTCAAGGCGAACGGCTTCTTCGGCATGATCATCCCCCGGGAGTACGGGGGCCTCGGGTTCTCCGCCCTGGCGCACTCCCAGGTGATCCTCAAGCTGGCCAGCCGCAGCAGCGCGGCCGTCACCACCGTGATGGTGCCCAACTCCCTGGGGCCCGCCGAGCTGCTGATCCACTACGGGACCGAGGCCCAGAAGGCGCGCCACCTGCCCCGGCTCGCCCGGGGCGAGGACATCCCCTGCTTCGCCCTCACCTCCCCGGAGGCGGGCAGCGACGCCGCGTCCATCCCGGACCGGGGCGTCGTGTGCCGGGGCCGCTTCGGGGGCCGGGACATCGTCGGCCTCCGCCTCACCTGGGAAAAGCGCTACATCACCCTGGGCCCCGTCGCCACCCTCCTGGGTCTGGCCTTCCGGCTGGAGGACCCGGACCGGCTCCTGCCCGAGGGCTCCGAGGGCATCACCCTGGCCCTGATCCCCACCTCCACCCCCGGCATCACCATCGGCACCCGCCACGACCCCATGGGCATCCCCTTCCAGGTGGGGCCCAACCGGGGGAAGGACGTGTTCATTCCCCTGGACTGGATCATCGGCGGGGCCGCCCAGGCCGGGAAGGGGTGGCGCATGCTGATGGAATGCCTGGCCGCGGGGCGGTCCCTGTCCCTGCCGGCCATGGCCACCGGCGCGGTCAAGACCGTCGCCCTCGTCGCCGGGGCCTACGCGCGCATCCGGCGCCAGTTCAAGCTGCCCATCGGCCGCTTCGAGGGCATCGAGGAACCCCTGGCCCGGATCGCGGCCAACGCCTACGCCATGGATGCCGCCCGGACCCTCACCTGCGGGATCGTGGACCAGGGGGGCCGCCCCAGCGTCATTTCCGCCATCGTCAAGTACCAGTGCACCGAGCGCATGCGCCGCTCCGTGAACGACGGCATGGACATCCTCGCCGGGGCCGGCATCTGCCTGGGGCCCCGGAACCCCCTGGGCCACGCCCACCAGACGCTCCCCATCGGCATCACGGTGGAGGGCGCGAACATCCTCACCCGGAGCCTGATCATCTTCGGCCAGGGCGTCATCCGGTGCCACCCCCACGTCCTGGACGAGCTGAGGTCCCTGGATCGGCTGGAGGTCTTCGAGCGGCACCTGGGCGCCCATGTCGCCTTCACGCTGGGCAACCTGGGGCGCGCCGCCCTGCGGGGGCGGCTGGCGCGGACGCCGGGTGGGCCCGCGCGGCCCCTGTACCGGCGCGCCTCCGCCTATGCGGCCGCCTTCGCCCTCGCCGCCGACCTCGCGCTGCTGGCCCTGGGCGGCGCCCTCAAGCGCCGGGAGAAGCTCTCGGGCCGCATGGCCGACATCCTGGGCCACCTCTACCTGGTCTCCGCCTGCCTCAAGCAGTTCGAGGACCGGGGAAGGCCCGCGGCGGAACTGCCCCTCCTGCGCTGGGTCTGCGAGGACAGCTTCCTCCGCATCGAGGAGGCCTTCCAGGGCCTGGTCCGCAACTTCCCGAACCGGCCCGTGGCCTGGATCCTGCGGCTCCTCGTGCCCCGGGGGGCCCAGGGCCCCAGCGACGAACTCGGGCACCAAGTGGCGGGCCTCCTCCTCGAGCCCTCCTCCGTGCGCGACCGGCTCACCGCCGGAGCCTTCGTGCCCATGGATCCCCGGGAGCCCATCGGCCGCCTGGAGGACGCCCTCCGCAAGGTGATCGCCGCGGAGCCCCTGGAGCGCCGCGTGGCCCTCTCCGGCCCGGAGCGGGAGATCCTGAGGCAGGCCGAGGAGGCCCGCCGGGAGGCCACCCGGGTGGATGACTTCCCGCCGGTGATCCAGCCCGAGGGGCGTTCCCAGGCTTGA
- a CDS encoding cupin domain-containing protein: MIRRRAELDWQDRMGIRGGDGPARCADYLKLGEMDGVVSAGCTALAPGSSIGEHPHPNTDELYLILEGHGTGVLDGRSFPVGPGDLFVLKAGQSHGLINDSEAPLVFFGLLTRQAG; the protein is encoded by the coding sequence ATGATCCGCAGGCGCGCAGAGCTGGATTGGCAGGACCGGATGGGCATCCGCGGCGGCGACGGCCCGGCCCGGTGCGCCGACTACCTCAAGCTGGGGGAAATGGACGGGGTGGTGAGCGCCGGTTGCACGGCGCTCGCCCCCGGGTCCAGCATCGGGGAGCATCCCCACCCGAACACCGACGAACTCTACCTGATCCTGGAGGGCCACGGGACCGGCGTCCTCGACGGCCGCAGCTTCCCGGTGGGCCCCGGCGACCTCTTCGTGCTCAAGGCCGGCCAAAGCCACGGCCTCATCAATGACTCCGAGGCCCCCCTGGTGTTCTTCGGCCTCCTGACCCGCCAGGCCGGTTAA
- a CDS encoding cysteine desulfurase family protein — MTDPIYLDNNATTRLAPEALAEMLPWLGDQFGNAGSAHALGRLAEGAVVVARERASALLGCAPAELVFNGGGTEGINHAFRGVFEAFPAKRHFVTTAVEHSAVLAVADDLRRRGAEVTVLGVDGEGRLDLAGLEAALRPDTALVSLMAANNETGVIFPLEEAARLVKGRGVLLHVDATQALGKVPFDAGRLGADLASFSAHKFHGPKGVGGLFIRRGLRLRPFMTGGGQERGRRGGTLNVPGIVGLGKAAELALAHLPAMAEVAARRDRLEAAVLGGIPGTRVNGAGAPRVPNTSMVSFRDVEGEAVLLRLDQAGICVSTGSACTTGQREPSHVLRAMGVPPAEAMGSVRFSLSRYTTDAEIARVLETLPAILDELRAQGPLGRR, encoded by the coding sequence ATGACGGACCCCATCTACCTGGACAACAACGCCACCACGCGCCTCGCCCCCGAGGCGCTGGCGGAGATGCTCCCCTGGCTCGGGGACCAGTTCGGCAACGCCGGCAGCGCCCACGCCCTGGGCCGCCTCGCCGAGGGCGCCGTGGTCGTGGCCCGGGAGCGCGCCTCGGCCCTCCTGGGTTGCGCCCCGGCGGAGCTGGTCTTCAACGGGGGGGGCACCGAAGGCATCAACCACGCCTTCCGGGGGGTCTTCGAGGCCTTCCCGGCGAAGCGCCACTTCGTCACCACGGCCGTGGAGCACAGCGCCGTCCTGGCCGTGGCCGACGACCTCCGCCGCCGGGGCGCCGAGGTGACCGTGCTGGGCGTGGACGGCGAAGGCCGCCTGGACCTGGCCGGGCTGGAGGCAGCGCTCCGCCCGGACACGGCCCTGGTCTCCCTGATGGCCGCCAACAACGAGACCGGCGTCATCTTCCCCCTGGAGGAGGCCGCGCGCCTCGTGAAGGGCAGGGGGGTCCTCCTGCATGTGGACGCGACCCAGGCCCTGGGCAAGGTCCCCTTCGACGCCGGGCGCCTGGGTGCGGACCTGGCCAGCTTCAGCGCCCACAAGTTCCACGGCCCGAAGGGCGTGGGCGGGCTCTTCATCCGCCGGGGCCTGCGCCTCCGTCCCTTCATGACGGGCGGGGGCCAGGAGCGGGGCCGCCGGGGCGGCACCCTCAACGTGCCCGGCATCGTGGGCCTGGGGAAGGCCGCCGAACTCGCCCTGGCCCACCTCCCCGCCATGGCCGAGGTCGCGGCCCGCCGGGACCGCCTGGAGGCCGCCGTCCTGGGCGGCATCCCCGGCACCCGCGTGAACGGCGCCGGCGCCCCCAGGGTTCCCAACACCTCCATGGTCAGCTTCCGGGACGTGGAGGGCGAAGCGGTGCTGCTGCGCCTCGACCAGGCCGGGATCTGCGTCTCCACGGGCAGCGCGTGCACCACGGGCCAGCGCGAGCCCAGCCACGTCCTGCGCGCCATGGGCGTGCCGCCCGCGGAGGCGATGGGCTCCGTCCGGTTCTCCCTCAGCCGGTACACCACCGACGCCGAGATCGCGCGCGTCCTCGAGACGCTCCCCGCCATCCTGGACGAACTGCGCGCCCAGGGCCCCCTGGGCCGGCGCTGA
- a CDS encoding bifunctional UDP-4-keto-pentose/UDP-xylose synthase, with amino-acid sequence MKILILGVNGFIGSHLVGRILRDTNWEVYGMDLGNHKVTEFLGNPRFHFREGDISISKEWIEYHVKNCDVVLPLVAIATPKVYVTDPLRVFELDFEENLRIVRQCVKYKKRVVFPSTSEVYGMCPDAEFDEETSSLVTGPIPMNRWIYSTSKQLMDRVIWGYGFRDNLQFTLFRPFNWMGPKLDSLNTAKEGSSRLVTQFAWNLFNGEPLKLVDGGTQRRCFCDVEDAMDGLMAILRNEGGKADGRIFNIGNPKEDHSVQAIAEMMLEIWKDHPFRLERGIPLSPIVQETSGAFYGKGYQDVLVRTPSIRRMQETFGYEPKIGIREALRKALDFFVEEHKAMEKVVETEA; translated from the coding sequence GTGAAAATCCTCATCCTCGGCGTCAACGGCTTCATCGGCTCCCACCTGGTGGGCCGCATTCTTCGCGACACCAACTGGGAAGTCTATGGCATGGACCTCGGGAACCACAAGGTCACCGAGTTCCTGGGGAACCCCCGCTTCCACTTCCGCGAGGGCGACATCAGCATCAGCAAGGAGTGGATCGAGTACCACGTGAAGAACTGCGACGTGGTCCTGCCCCTGGTGGCCATCGCCACCCCCAAGGTCTACGTCACCGATCCCCTGCGCGTGTTCGAGCTGGACTTCGAGGAGAACCTCCGCATCGTCCGCCAGTGCGTGAAGTACAAGAAGCGGGTCGTGTTCCCCAGCACCTCCGAGGTCTACGGCATGTGCCCCGACGCGGAGTTCGACGAGGAGACCTCCTCCCTGGTCACCGGGCCCATCCCCATGAACCGCTGGATCTACAGCACCTCCAAGCAGCTCATGGACCGGGTCATCTGGGGCTACGGCTTCCGGGACAACCTCCAGTTCACCCTCTTCCGCCCCTTCAACTGGATGGGCCCCAAGCTCGACAGCCTCAACACCGCCAAGGAGGGCTCCAGCCGCCTGGTGACCCAGTTCGCCTGGAACCTCTTCAACGGCGAGCCCCTCAAGCTGGTTGACGGCGGCACCCAGCGCCGCTGCTTCTGCGACGTCGAGGACGCCATGGACGGCCTGATGGCCATCCTGCGCAACGAGGGGGGCAAGGCCGACGGCCGCATCTTCAACATCGGCAACCCCAAGGAGGACCACAGCGTCCAGGCCATCGCCGAGATGATGCTCGAGATCTGGAAGGACCATCCCTTCCGCCTGGAGCGGGGCATCCCCCTCTCCCCCATCGTCCAGGAGACCAGCGGCGCCTTCTACGGCAAGGGCTACCAGGACGTCCTGGTGCGCACGCCCAGCATCCGCCGCATGCAGGAGACCTTCGGCTACGAGCCCAAGATCGGCATCCGCGAGGCCCTCCGGAAGGCCCTCGACTTCTTCGTGGAAGAGCACAAGGCCATGGAGAAGGTGGTGGAGACCGAAGCTTGA